One part of the Phycisphaeraceae bacterium genome encodes these proteins:
- a CDS encoding heavy metal translocating P-type ATPase: MTTISTNSSLIDRAKSRDCLLCDHCGLPVPAGLIEPEHEKQFCCNGCRTAYSVIHEFELDRYYTLRNKQAVAPSAARDTYEEFDSPTYVEQWVRSNAETTTCNATIGVHGMHCAACVWLLDRLPRISSGVLDSRVNLAKHTIDVRYNSSTTKPSDIAKIIGSLGYRPTLPRSVAVQQTRQQEDRRALIQLGIAGACAANTMLFAVALYAGALADMSAEHTRIIRWVSMAFSIVSVAWPGRIFLRSAFNHLRARTIGLDVPIAVALSVGVVWSIVSTLRDAGEVYYDSLSVLVFALLLARFIQQRQQRWATSAIEHIISLVPASARIVDENGLERVIPIDALQKNTIVLVKPGESVPADGIVIDGESHLDTSILTGESRPMHVSAGSSVFAGTQNESREIRVRVENTGATTRISKLMQLMEEGAAKKAPIIDLADKATAWFIGVISLVALLTWIFALPLGGAAATERTVSLLIVSCPCALGLATPMAISIALGRAAKRGVLIKSGAALQALAGSGILWLDKTGTVTTGSMQIVRTLGNANAVQLAASLERDIPHPIAHAIAAHVQTTYPDPEHVTYHTGRGVTGIVNGHSVVVGSLGFVQSELGTDAPSPKNSHLTPDDLDAWRKRSAGDALTPVFIAVDNAIVAAVATGDAVREDARDSVEQLTRLGWDVGLLSGDEPAIAEHVGSVVGIHRVVGGATPEHKLDVVTQALGTTIMVGDGVNDAAALAAATVGIAVHGGAEASLDAADIYLQHPGLRDIVSTVQLGKGTMRVVKSNLAISFLYNAGAITAATLGYVSPLVAAVLMPISSLTVVLNSLRAGRTDTM, translated from the coding sequence GTGACCACGATCTCAACGAACTCCTCACTTATTGATCGTGCCAAATCACGTGACTGCCTGCTCTGCGATCATTGCGGGCTTCCTGTTCCTGCGGGTTTGATAGAACCCGAGCACGAGAAGCAGTTCTGCTGCAATGGATGTCGTACAGCGTACTCTGTGATTCATGAGTTTGAACTTGATCGGTACTATACACTTCGCAATAAGCAAGCAGTCGCTCCTTCCGCCGCTCGCGATACATATGAAGAGTTTGATTCGCCAACCTATGTCGAACAGTGGGTTCGATCCAATGCCGAGACAACCACGTGCAATGCAACCATCGGCGTGCATGGCATGCATTGCGCAGCATGTGTCTGGCTTCTTGATCGATTGCCACGAATATCATCTGGTGTGCTCGACTCCCGTGTGAACCTTGCAAAGCACACAATCGATGTGAGATATAACTCGAGTACAACAAAGCCATCCGACATCGCAAAGATCATTGGGTCACTTGGGTACAGGCCCACGCTCCCACGATCGGTGGCAGTACAGCAGACACGCCAGCAGGAGGACCGCCGAGCACTTATCCAACTTGGTATTGCAGGTGCATGTGCTGCGAACACCATGCTCTTTGCTGTCGCACTGTACGCCGGAGCACTCGCCGATATGTCGGCAGAGCACACACGAATCATCCGCTGGGTCAGCATGGCTTTCAGCATTGTCTCCGTCGCTTGGCCTGGGCGCATCTTCTTACGCAGCGCGTTCAATCACCTCCGGGCAAGAACAATCGGCCTTGATGTCCCCATCGCAGTTGCATTATCAGTTGGGGTCGTGTGGAGCATCGTAAGCACACTCCGCGACGCTGGCGAGGTGTATTACGATTCGCTTAGCGTGCTTGTGTTCGCGTTGTTGCTCGCAAGGTTTATCCAGCAACGTCAGCAACGATGGGCAACATCTGCAATCGAGCACATCATTTCACTCGTGCCAGCATCTGCACGCATTGTTGATGAGAATGGACTTGAGCGGGTTATTCCGATTGATGCTCTTCAGAAGAACACCATCGTTCTCGTCAAACCAGGCGAATCTGTGCCTGCCGATGGCATTGTCATCGATGGGGAATCGCATCTCGACACATCGATTCTGACCGGAGAGTCTCGACCAATGCATGTGTCTGCAGGCTCATCTGTGTTTGCTGGAACACAGAACGAATCTCGTGAAATCCGCGTGCGTGTTGAAAACACCGGCGCAACAACGCGCATCAGTAAACTCATGCAACTTATGGAAGAGGGTGCAGCAAAGAAAGCTCCGATCATCGACCTTGCAGACAAAGCAACCGCATGGTTCATTGGGGTTATCTCTTTGGTTGCTTTATTGACCTGGATATTCGCACTGCCACTCGGTGGTGCTGCAGCTACAGAGCGCACCGTCTCGCTTCTGATTGTCTCATGCCCATGTGCGCTTGGTCTTGCAACTCCGATGGCTATCAGTATCGCTCTGGGTCGTGCTGCAAAGCGTGGAGTGCTAATTAAGTCCGGAGCTGCGCTTCAGGCCCTTGCAGGATCAGGCATACTCTGGCTCGACAAAACCGGCACCGTCACAACCGGATCTATGCAAATTGTTCGCACGCTTGGCAATGCGAACGCTGTTCAACTGGCCGCATCGCTCGAGCGGGATATCCCACACCCCATCGCACATGCAATCGCTGCGCATGTGCAAACAACCTATCCCGATCCAGAGCATGTCACTTACCACACCGGTCGAGGTGTGACCGGCATCGTCAATGGGCATTCAGTTGTGGTAGGCTCTCTTGGATTCGTTCAGAGTGAACTCGGTACCGATGCTCCTTCGCCAAAAAATTCTCATTTGACGCCCGACGACTTGGATGCATGGCGAAAACGCTCTGCTGGCGACGCACTCACTCCGGTATTCATCGCGGTTGACAATGCCATTGTTGCCGCAGTCGCAACTGGTGATGCTGTCAGAGAAGATGCAAGAGACTCTGTTGAACAACTGACGCGTCTGGGCTGGGATGTCGGGCTGCTTTCCGGGGACGAGCCAGCAATCGCTGAACATGTCGGTTCTGTTGTGGGTATTCATCGAGTCGTTGGCGGAGCAACACCGGAGCACAAACTTGATGTCGTAACACAAGCGTTAGGCACAACAATCATGGTTGGAGACGGCGTTAATGACGCTGCCGCTCTGGCTGCTGCAACTGTCGGCATTGCTGTCCATGGGGGTGCCGAGGCATCACTCGATGCGGCGGATATCTACCTGCAACATCCGGGTCTGCGCGACATCGTATCAACGGTCCAACTCGGCAAAGGCACAATGCGTGTCGTCAAATCAAATCTTGCAATCTCGTTTCTGTATAATGCCGGTGCTATTACCGCTGCAACACTCGGATATGTATCGCCGCTTGTCGCGGCTGTTCTCATGCCAATCAGTTCGCTGACTGTTGTGCTCAACTCGCTTCGCGCTGGCCGCACCGATACTATGTAG
- a CDS encoding c-type cytochrome, which yields MTSHRDELLNHEYDGIREYDNPTPGWWHTLFMGSVLFSCLYLFFFHVSPLSWSVHDQWESAQVAEYKRIFGEIGDLEADVQTVLEMRQNEQMMAVAKGMFVGNCSSCHFNEGQGNNGANLTDDVYLNVKTLMDVYSVITNGAKFGAMPAWGERLNQNERVLLTAFVANLRGTHVPGGRAPEGDPIEPWPELQP from the coding sequence ATGACCTCACATCGTGACGAACTGCTCAACCATGAGTATGACGGGATCCGTGAGTACGACAATCCCACCCCCGGATGGTGGCACACCCTATTTATGGGAAGCGTGTTGTTCTCGTGTTTGTACCTCTTCTTCTTTCACGTTTCACCTTTGTCGTGGTCAGTCCATGACCAGTGGGAGAGCGCGCAGGTTGCCGAATACAAACGCATCTTCGGCGAGATCGGTGATCTTGAAGCAGATGTGCAGACTGTGCTTGAGATGAGACAGAACGAACAGATGATGGCGGTTGCCAAGGGCATGTTTGTTGGTAACTGCTCATCCTGCCACTTTAATGAAGGCCAAGGAAACAATGGTGCAAACCTGACCGATGACGTGTACTTGAACGTCAAGACGCTCATGGATGTGTACAGCGTCATTACGAACGGAGCAAAGTTTGGTGCAATGCCCGCGTGGGGCGAACGTCTGAACCAGAACGAGCGTGTTCTGCTCACAGCCTTTGTTGCAAATCTCCGAGGAACACATGTTCCAGGCGGACGAGCACCGGAAGGTGACCCCATCGAGCCATGGCCTGAGTTGCAGCCATAA
- a CDS encoding FixH family protein — MKLRLWPHFIFFLLAINFFVVGITVYVATTDPSFAVVPDYYTKAVEWDATKERQAASDALGWKVHVAAIPIGSDMFIRAIVLDENSQHVENATVTAQVFHSRYAAEQSTLEFVPATPGTYDAAFPSLRAGEWNIKLTIKRDGDTYLGSHQLHLLQRIGDQVK, encoded by the coding sequence GTGAAACTCCGTCTCTGGCCACATTTTATCTTTTTTCTGCTTGCAATCAATTTTTTCGTCGTTGGTATCACCGTGTATGTTGCGACAACCGATCCGTCGTTTGCGGTTGTTCCCGACTATTACACGAAGGCTGTCGAGTGGGATGCAACCAAAGAAAGACAGGCCGCAAGTGATGCGCTTGGTTGGAAGGTGCATGTAGCTGCAATACCAATCGGATCTGACATGTTCATTCGTGCGATCGTGCTTGACGAGAACTCACAGCATGTTGAAAATGCGACGGTGACTGCTCAGGTATTCCATTCAAGATATGCCGCTGAACAGTCAACACTCGAGTTTGTTCCAGCAACACCCGGCACGTATGACGCAGCTTTTCCTTCATTGCGTGCTGGTGAGTGGAATATCAAGCTCACTATCAAACGAGATGGTGACACATACCTCGGCTCACATCAACTGCATCTGCTGCAAAGGATAGGGGATCAGGTCAAGTGA
- the ccoN gene encoding cytochrome-c oxidase, cbb3-type subunit I: MAIEATHDSIGAHGSTSNPAAVHGMDEFVYNDAIVRKFVAATIIWGLVAFSAGLLIALQLAFREFNLGLKWTSFGRLRPLHTNAAIFAFAGNAIFAAVYYSTQRLCKTRMWSDKLSLAHFWGWQLIIVSAALTLPFGITQGKEYAELEWPIDLAIAVVWLGFFGTNFLMTLVHRRERHMYVALWFYIATIVTVTMLHVFNNLWIPVGAYHFLTTGEFHSIDQLMKSYPVYAGVQDAFMQWWYGHNAVAFFLTTPFLGLMYYFIPKAAEKPVYSYRLSIIHFWSLVFIYIWAGPHHLHYTSLPAWASSLGMVFSVMLWMPSWGGGINGLLTLRGSWDKVTADPILKFFVVGVTFYMMSTFEGPMLSVKTVNALSHYTDWTIAHVHAGALGWNGFLTFGMLYWLAPRIFQTKLYSVKLAGTHFWTATIGILLYIIPIYWGGITQGLMWRAFDETGALAFPNFAETVNEMHPFYIARAIGGSLYVFGACMAAFNLFMTWRTRPATYEEPVQRAAPLARRPEPVEDPHSRLTSNIEIGHWLDRKIQGAWHRRWEGMPRFFTVLVLLAVAAASLFEIIPTFLIRSNVPSIASVQPYTPLELAGRDIYLAEGCYNCHSQMIRPIWAETKRYGEYSKPGEFVYDHPFQWGSRRIGPDLAREGGKQSHSWHIDHLDAPAVVTPQSIMPSYSHLLRETLDFDSIQSRVNVMAMLGVPYGNLVKDNNAVEAAKEQAKKINEELLATTTKYQGMEDKKVIALVAYLQRLGTDINKPAPTSEATEETQ, translated from the coding sequence ATCATCTGGGGCTTGGTTGCGTTCTCTGCTGGCTTGCTCATCGCACTTCAACTGGCGTTTCGTGAGTTCAACCTTGGACTGAAGTGGACCTCCTTTGGTCGGCTGCGCCCACTGCACACAAATGCTGCAATCTTTGCGTTTGCAGGAAACGCTATATTCGCCGCGGTCTACTACTCAACCCAGCGTCTCTGCAAGACACGTATGTGGTCTGACAAGCTCAGTCTGGCCCACTTCTGGGGCTGGCAACTCATTATCGTGTCAGCCGCACTGACACTTCCTTTCGGCATCACGCAGGGCAAGGAGTACGCAGAACTGGAATGGCCCATTGATCTTGCAATTGCAGTCGTGTGGCTTGGATTTTTCGGTACAAACTTCCTGATGACTCTCGTCCATCGTCGTGAGCGTCATATGTATGTCGCGTTGTGGTTCTATATCGCAACCATCGTGACCGTGACAATGCTGCACGTCTTCAACAACCTCTGGATTCCTGTGGGAGCGTATCACTTCCTGACTACAGGTGAGTTCCACTCGATCGATCAACTGATGAAGTCCTACCCCGTGTACGCGGGTGTGCAGGACGCGTTCATGCAGTGGTGGTATGGTCACAATGCGGTGGCATTCTTCCTGACAACACCGTTCCTCGGGCTGATGTACTACTTCATTCCCAAGGCCGCAGAAAAACCTGTGTATTCGTATCGTCTCAGCATTATCCACTTCTGGTCGCTGGTGTTTATCTACATCTGGGCTGGCCCCCACCATCTGCACTACACCAGTCTGCCCGCCTGGGCTTCATCGCTCGGCATGGTGTTCAGTGTGATGCTGTGGATGCCTTCGTGGGGTGGTGGTATCAACGGTCTTCTCACACTTCGCGGATCATGGGACAAGGTGACCGCCGATCCGATTCTCAAGTTCTTTGTTGTCGGCGTCACGTTCTACATGATGTCAACATTCGAAGGACCGATGCTCTCGGTCAAGACGGTCAATGCGCTCTCACACTACACTGACTGGACAATCGCTCACGTGCATGCAGGCGCCCTTGGATGGAACGGATTTCTGACGTTCGGCATGCTGTACTGGCTCGCGCCACGCATCTTCCAAACAAAGCTGTACTCAGTAAAGCTTGCTGGCACACACTTCTGGACAGCCACCATCGGTATCCTGCTCTACATCATTCCAATCTACTGGGGTGGTATCACACAGGGCCTGATGTGGCGTGCATTCGATGAAACAGGTGCACTCGCATTCCCAAACTTTGCAGAAACAGTAAATGAGATGCATCCGTTCTACATCGCGCGTGCGATCGGTGGATCGTTGTACGTGTTCGGCGCCTGCATGGCTGCGTTCAACCTGTTTATGACGTGGCGCACACGACCCGCAACCTACGAGGAACCAGTGCAGCGTGCGGCTCCGCTCGCACGTCGTCCTGAGCCGGTCGAAGATCCTCACTCCCGCCTTACAAGTAATATCGAGATCGGGCACTGGCTCGATCGCAAGATCCAAGGGGCATGGCATCGTCGCTGGGAAGGTATGCCGAGGTTCTTTACCGTCCTTGTGCTGCTTGCCGTTGCCGCAGCATCGCTATTTGAAATCATCCCGACATTCCTTATTCGATCAAATGTGCCTTCGATCGCGAGCGTGCAGCCGTACACACCGCTCGAGCTCGCTGGACGCGATATCTACCTCGCAGAAGGCTGCTACAACTGCCATTCTCAGATGATCAGACCAATCTGGGCCGAGACGAAGCGCTATGGCGAGTATTCAAAGCCAGGCGAGTTTGTGTACGACCATCCGTTCCAATGGGGCAGTCGACGCATCGGCCCGGATCTTGCTCGTGAGGGTGGAAAGCAAAGCCATTCGTGGCACATTGACCATCTCGATGCTCCCGCAGTTGTGACGCCACAATCCATCATGCCCTCGTACTCACACCTTCTCAGGGAAACGCTGGACTTTGATTCCATCCAGTCGCGTGTGAATGTCATGGCGATGCTTGGAGTTCCATACGGCAACCTTGTCAAGGACAACAACGCCGTGGAAGCTGCAAAGGAGCAGGCAAAGAAGATCAATGAAGAACTTCTTGCAACCACGACCAAGTATCAGGGCATGGAAGACAAGAAAGTGATTGCCCTGGTGGCGTATCTGCAGCGGCTTGGCACGGATATCAACAAACCCGCCCCAACATCCGAAGCAACGGAGGAAACCCAATGA
- a CDS encoding sulfite exporter TauE/SafE family protein: MNVTLAMLGAVLTASLLGSMHCAGMCGAFLAYALEPTSGKQSSHVSLQSMYHLGRLWTYLTLGAIAGLAGSLIDMGGLALGVQHLATYLVGGMMIVFGIKLLLTATGKKTFRFRVPKRLARYVGVVTRRVSSWPALPRAFVIGTTTTLLPCGWLYLFIATAATTHNPLTACVVMFIFWIGTLPALAAVGVGIKTGLGPLRQHMPVVTSLLVLLVGLFTLSGRLKPLNLDAFQQRIEAHQADTTKASFVPTVSVNDLPCSADTTSP; encoded by the coding sequence GTGAATGTCACGCTCGCTATGCTGGGTGCTGTGCTGACCGCGAGCCTGCTCGGTTCGATGCACTGTGCGGGTATGTGCGGCGCGTTTCTTGCCTATGCGCTGGAACCCACCAGCGGTAAACAGTCGTCACATGTCTCGCTTCAGTCAATGTACCATCTGGGCAGACTGTGGACGTATCTGACACTCGGCGCGATCGCTGGGCTTGCCGGCTCACTCATTGACATGGGTGGACTCGCACTCGGTGTGCAGCACCTTGCTACATATCTTGTTGGTGGCATGATGATCGTCTTCGGTATCAAACTGCTGCTTACAGCAACCGGAAAAAAGACCTTTCGGTTTCGTGTACCAAAGCGGCTCGCCAGATATGTGGGTGTTGTCACACGCCGTGTCTCATCATGGCCTGCACTGCCCCGCGCATTTGTCATCGGCACAACAACCACGCTGCTGCCATGTGGCTGGCTTTACTTGTTTATTGCAACAGCTGCAACAACGCACAATCCTCTCACTGCATGCGTCGTCATGTTTATATTCTGGATTGGCACGCTCCCTGCTCTCGCTGCTGTTGGCGTTGGTATCAAGACAGGTCTTGGCCCGTTGCGCCAACACATGCCTGTGGTTACATCACTCCTCGTACTTCTTGTTGGATTATTTACTCTCAGCGGCAGACTGAAACCCCTCAATCTTGATGCGTTTCAACAGAGAATCGAAGCGCATCAGGCTGATACAACAAAGGCATCGTTCGTACCGACAGTCTCTGTGAATGATCTGCCCTGTTCTGCGGACACTACTTCACCGTGA
- the ccoS gene encoding cbb3-type cytochrome oxidase assembly protein CcoS, giving the protein MDVLYIVIPLAVLLAAIALGAFIWSVKSGQFDDLDTPAIRAALDDDETSPS; this is encoded by the coding sequence ATGGACGTGCTGTACATCGTTATCCCACTCGCGGTACTGCTGGCAGCAATCGCACTCGGTGCGTTTATCTGGTCCGTCAAGTCCGGACAGTTCGACGACCTTGACACACCTGCAATCCGTGCCGCGCTCGATGACGATGAAACATCGCCAAGCTAA
- the ccoG gene encoding cytochrome c oxidase accessory protein CcoG, with protein sequence MTEQVNITVSAKSTSADKAGSQPKRVLSTLNEDGSRRWIKPKPINGPLYRKRLITAWVLIAVFAILPYIRFGGKQWVLLDIAHRRFHIFGFEFLPTDTELFALLMVGIFLSIFLFTALFGRVWCGWACPQTVYMEFVFRPIERFFTGTPGRMAKKGTLKHWLHTSGAGTALKTVTYVLVSLYLAHIFLAYFVGVDALRQWVTRSPFEHPVSFMIMAGVTIAMLLDFGFFREQVCIVMCPYGRMQSALLDKDSLIIAYDKKRGEPRGKKKRGETDSSTGDCVDCLKCVTCCPTGIDIREGLQMECINCAQCIDACNDVMAKLNRPLNLIRYSSQAHDAGSPRKLIRPRTIIYPLIIAAVFALFALLLAGKGGTELMILRGKGLPYTEFENNLVGNPVDLRVINRSDKPQTYTIMFDNAPSILFRSEHSSFVIPPRKTQTVSGFILAPADSFTQGKLQTKLVLESDMKKVAHGEFILLGPTGPATTTPHTEEPK encoded by the coding sequence ATGACAGAACAGGTCAATATCACGGTTTCAGCAAAGTCGACTTCCGCGGACAAAGCAGGGTCTCAGCCCAAGCGGGTGCTCTCGACGCTGAATGAGGATGGTTCACGACGCTGGATTAAGCCGAAGCCGATCAATGGCCCACTCTATCGGAAGCGTCTCATCACCGCGTGGGTGCTCATCGCTGTCTTTGCTATCCTGCCATACATCAGGTTCGGAGGAAAGCAATGGGTGCTGCTCGACATTGCCCATCGCAGGTTCCACATCTTTGGATTTGAGTTCCTGCCAACAGACACTGAGCTATTTGCTCTGTTAATGGTCGGCATTTTCCTTTCCATCTTTCTCTTTACAGCACTCTTTGGACGAGTTTGGTGTGGCTGGGCTTGCCCACAGACGGTGTACATGGAGTTTGTGTTCAGACCGATCGAGCGGTTCTTCACGGGCACGCCCGGACGAATGGCAAAGAAGGGGACACTCAAGCACTGGCTGCACACATCCGGCGCTGGAACAGCTCTGAAAACTGTGACATACGTTCTTGTATCGCTCTATCTTGCACACATCTTCCTTGCGTACTTTGTCGGCGTGGATGCACTTCGCCAATGGGTCACTCGATCGCCATTCGAGCATCCCGTGTCATTCATGATCATGGCTGGCGTGACCATCGCCATGCTGCTTGATTTCGGATTCTTCCGCGAGCAGGTGTGCATTGTAATGTGCCCTTATGGCCGGATGCAGTCAGCGCTGCTCGACAAAGACTCGCTGATCATTGCATATGACAAGAAACGCGGCGAACCGCGAGGGAAAAAGAAGCGCGGCGAAACAGACAGTTCTACTGGTGACTGTGTCGACTGTCTTAAGTGTGTTACATGCTGCCCCACCGGGATCGACATCCGCGAGGGGTTGCAGATGGAGTGCATCAACTGCGCACAATGCATCGATGCATGTAACGATGTGATGGCGAAGCTCAATCGGCCGCTCAACCTCATCAGATACTCTTCGCAGGCGCACGACGCTGGCAGCCCCCGCAAACTCATCCGTCCTCGCACCATCATCTATCCTCTCATTATTGCAGCTGTGTTTGCACTCTTTGCACTGTTACTCGCCGGGAAAGGCGGAACTGAGTTGATGATTCTTCGCGGCAAGGGCTTACCATATACAGAGTTCGAAAACAATCTGGTTGGCAATCCGGTTGACCTCAGGGTCATAAACAGATCTGATAAACCGCAAACATACACCATTATGTTCGACAACGCTCCTTCGATACTGTTCCGGTCCGAGCACAGTTCCTTCGTCATCCCTCCTCGCAAAACACAAACAGTTTCCGGATTTATCCTTGCACCAGCCGATTCTTTCACGCAGGGAAAGCTTCAAACGAAGCTTGTTCTGGAGAGTGATATGAAGAAAGTCGCGCACGGCGAGTTTATATTGCTGGGTCCAACAGGACCGGCGACAACAACACCACATACCGAGGAGCCAAAGTGA
- a CDS encoding SpoIIE family protein phosphatase produces MASTQSSLLFRPGSWPIAVKLAVDLLVASVVPLLLAGWLISTGSRSNLAQLSQDKLRLLAESAAARLDQLIFDTSRVVEQVARDERVIELCHAAANGRYSTEERGPLFDRVMDRMLTVIESNSDYASMFVTNEPGIGLVGTSESNIGMDFTFREYFLQAQAGNSYVSQVLIGKTSGEPGVYFSMPVYELNTRVEQEEGSTSVATAVRGSEELSVIGTVVLKLKGQRLWRLIDEIKVGDRGHGMLVDANGVILAHPDRGLLYHSLAKLSEARIAEINPQLRYSADTVLSADMPELQDPMTGSEPHGNAVFTRVRHADLVSDAHPLTEGKTATSREKWIAGYASPRHRSWRVVTVEPQAQFSAGIDAMIRQQVFIVLGVSCLAVALALWRARSIAKPVLELTAAANQLAEGDFTVTAPVRNHDELGRLATTFNLMVPKLQENVALHNSMRVAMEVQQSLLPSEDPRVPGLDIAGRTKYCDETGGDYFDFIETTKINDSKLLIALGDVTGHGVAAALLMASARATLRSHASEKGKLSDLLSCINRMLEEDRHHKFMTMMLIVVDPEQHAVRWSSAGHDPIMLCSVKTGKVTELDGSELLLGAMPDTTYQEHVFEGIEQGDVLVIGTDGIWEAMNENEELYGKDRLRLVIESHVTMDAAGIAAAIEKDLASFLGSVSAQDDITFVVVKVVV; encoded by the coding sequence ATGGCATCCACCCAATCCTCTCTCTTGTTCCGACCCGGCTCATGGCCGATTGCTGTCAAACTTGCCGTAGACCTGCTGGTCGCGTCGGTTGTTCCGTTATTGCTGGCAGGGTGGTTGATATCCACTGGTTCACGATCGAATCTTGCACAGCTTTCACAGGACAAGCTTCGCCTGCTCGCTGAATCCGCTGCAGCGAGACTTGATCAGTTGATCTTTGATACCTCACGCGTGGTTGAGCAGGTCGCTAGAGACGAGCGTGTCATCGAGCTTTGTCATGCTGCTGCAAATGGCAGGTACTCGACAGAAGAACGCGGTCCGTTGTTTGATCGTGTCATGGACCGAATGCTCACTGTGATTGAATCAAATAGTGATTATGCTTCAATGTTTGTGACAAACGAGCCTGGCATTGGTCTTGTGGGTACGAGCGAATCAAACATTGGAATGGATTTTACGTTCCGTGAGTACTTCCTTCAGGCGCAGGCAGGGAACTCCTATGTATCACAAGTGCTGATTGGAAAAACATCCGGCGAACCCGGTGTGTATTTCTCGATGCCTGTATACGAGTTGAACACGAGAGTTGAGCAGGAAGAGGGAAGCACTTCTGTAGCAACTGCAGTTCGCGGAAGCGAGGAGCTATCTGTCATCGGCACAGTCGTGCTGAAACTCAAAGGCCAGCGGTTGTGGCGATTGATTGACGAGATCAAGGTTGGTGATCGCGGGCATGGCATGCTTGTGGATGCAAACGGTGTCATACTTGCGCATCCTGACCGAGGTCTGCTCTACCACAGTCTTGCAAAGCTGAGTGAAGCACGTATAGCGGAGATAAATCCGCAACTTCGATACAGTGCTGACACAGTGCTCTCAGCAGATATGCCGGAACTGCAGGATCCGATGACGGGAAGTGAACCTCATGGCAACGCAGTATTTACGCGTGTTCGTCATGCAGATCTTGTGTCTGATGCCCATCCGTTGACTGAGGGGAAGACAGCAACCTCTCGGGAAAAGTGGATAGCTGGGTACGCAAGCCCTCGGCATCGTTCGTGGCGCGTCGTGACTGTTGAGCCACAAGCCCAGTTTTCTGCGGGTATCGATGCAATGATTCGTCAGCAGGTGTTTATTGTGCTTGGGGTCTCTTGCCTGGCTGTTGCTCTTGCGCTCTGGCGAGCACGAAGCATTGCAAAGCCTGTGCTTGAACTCACCGCCGCTGCAAATCAGCTTGCCGAGGGTGATTTCACTGTGACAGCGCCGGTGCGAAACCATGACGAGCTCGGTCGACTTGCGACGACATTCAACCTGATGGTACCGAAGTTACAAGAAAATGTTGCATTACACAACTCGATGCGTGTTGCAATGGAAGTGCAACAGAGCCTGCTTCCAAGCGAAGATCCTCGCGTGCCCGGTCTTGATATCGCGGGTCGAACAAAGTATTGCGACGAGACCGGCGGTGATTACTTTGACTTCATTGAAACAACAAAGATCAACGATTCCAAGCTGCTCATTGCCCTTGGTGATGTGACCGGTCACGGTGTTGCGGCAGCACTGCTGATGGCATCTGCGCGTGCGACACTGCGATCACATGCATCTGAAAAGGGGAAGCTGTCCGACTTGCTCTCATGTATCAACCGCATGCTTGAGGAGGACCGGCATCACAAGTTCATGACAATGATGCTCATCGTGGTAGACCCGGAACAGCATGCCGTGAGATGGTCGAGTGCTGGCCATGATCCGATTATGCTGTGCAGCGTAAAGACGGGGAAAGTGACCGAACTTGATGGCAGCGAACTTCTGCTGGGAGCGATGCCGGACACAACCTATCAGGAGCACGTGTTTGAAGGCATTGAGCAGGGCGATGTTCTTGTGATCGGTACCGACGGGATATGGGAAGCGATGAACGAGAATGAAGAGCTTTACGGGAAAGATCGTTTGCGTTTGGTGATCGAATCACATGTCACGATGGATGCTGCAGGCATTGCTGCTGCAATCGAGAAGGATCTTGCCTCATTCCTTGGATCTGTTTCAGCACAGGACGATATTACGTTTGTCGTTGTCAAGGTGGTCGTATGA